The sequence GGATTTTTTATCGAAAATTTGTAAGGTTTTCCTGAAATAAATAAAAAAAAGGGATAGTCTCTATCCCCAGTAAAATCATTATTTTCTAGATGTATAATCCTCTATTGCTGCATTTATAACTTCTTCAGCTAAAACTGAACAATGTAATTTTGATGCTGGTAAACCATCTAAATTTTCTGCAATAGATTTATTTGTCAATTGTAATGCTTCTTCTATAGTTTTGTCTATGATCATCTCTGTAGTTACCGATGAGGAGGCAATAGCTGATGCACATCCAAATGTTCTAAATTTTGCATCTATGATTACTTCATCTTCTATTTTTAAGAAGATCTCCATCATATCTCCACAAGATGGACTTCCTATTTTTCCATATCCATCAGGATTTTCCATTACTCCAACGTTTCTAGGATTCATAAAATGATCCATTAATTTTTTTGTATACATCAAATTTTCCATTATTTCTTCCGTAGATACCATCTATAATCACTTCCCATCTTTTATTTTATTTGTATGAAATACAATCTTATTCTAAAGAATTATTTATTTAAAAGTTCTTTCAATATTTCAGCAGAAGTTTTAATCAAAACTTCACAATCCACTTTATAGACTTTTTTAAGCTCACCGCAATTCAATGAAAAATTTTTTTCTTTAAAAGATGTTTCAAAAGTTTTTATCATTTTATAAACTTTTCTTAAACTGTCCTTGTCGTTATAATCACTGCTTCCGTATTTCAGTCCAAATATTATGTTTGCTGCAGTTACTGCTCCACATGTCTGCCCGGTATACATTCCAAAACCAAGACCGGAAGATAGTTTTATAAGTGCTTCTTCATCAATTTCAAGCTCATGAGAACATGATTTTAAAATTGCCTGGGAGCAGTTATATCCGCATTTGTAATTTTCAATTGTTTTCTTTTCCATCTGCTAATCATCTCCGTATAAATTTTTTATAAATAATTATTTATTTTTAAATCCTCGGCTAAGGAAGTATTTCCAAATGCTCCAATATTTCTTCAATAATTTCTTTCGAAGGTAATTTAGAACTTTCTAAAGCTTCTTCTAAGGTTACCTTTTCAGAAAAAGTACATCCCCTACACTTTAATCCGTAATTTTCAAAAATTTCTACGATAAAAGGATACTTTTTAAAAAGTTCTTGAATATTCATCTTCAAAAGAAAATTTTCATCTATCATACTACTTACTCCCTTTCTTCATCCAATAAACGACAATATCTTTTTTTTTAACGTGGGATAATTCTCCCTCTCTCTGTTTTGTGCATATGCACACTAAGAATATACTCCTATCTTGTAATTTTGTCAATAAAAATTAAATTAAAAATTTTTTGGAAATTGCAGCTTTATTTGCTCTTTGAATATTTATCAGTCTCGATATTTTTGGTATCCACTTCCTGTCATTTCTCTGAATTTTATTTGTTTAATTTTTTTTGATTTAATGTTAAAATTAATCTGACTCATGACAATCTTCTTATACTGGTTTTATGTGGTGTTTAACTTGTATTAGATTTTATTATGAGTCTTTTATTTTTTGTAAGGTGGGACATTATATTTTACAATTTAAAAATATTTTATTGACAAAGTGGTAAGGTAGGAGTATAGTTTGAGTGTGCATATGCACATGCTAGGAGGTTTTATGAATAGAAAAAAGAAGAGGTGTTGTCGATTTTTGGAAAATGAAATTGTATACAAACCAGTAGGTATTTCAATGAAAGAGATAGATCTAAATAATATTGAAGCCGATGAATTTGAAGCCATTAGAATCTGTGATTACGAAGGAAAAAGCCAGATAGAAGCCAGTGAATTGATGGGGATCTCCCGTGGAACTATTCAAAGGTTATTGAATTCCGGAAGAAAAAAAATTGTCGATAGTTTTTTAAATGAAAAAGCTATTGTTATAAAAAATAAGCATTAACTATTAAATTAAAATATAAGGAGGAACAAATTATGGAATTAAGAAT comes from Psychrilyobacter piezotolerans and encodes:
- the nifU gene encoding Fe-S cluster assembly scaffold protein NifU, whose amino-acid sequence is MMYTKKLMDHFMNPRNVGVMENPDGYGKIGSPSCGDMMEIFLKIEDEVIIDAKFRTFGCASAIASSSVTTEMIIDKTIEEALQLTNKSIAENLDGLPASKLHCSVLAEEVINAAIEDYTSRK
- a CDS encoding C-GCAxxG-C-C family protein; this translates as MEKKTIENYKCGYNCSQAILKSCSHELEIDEEALIKLSSGLGFGMYTGQTCGAVTAANIIFGLKYGSSDYNDKDSLRKVYKMIKTFETSFKEKNFSLNCGELKKVYKVDCEVLIKTSAEILKELLNK
- a CDS encoding DUF1858 domain-containing protein — translated: MIDENFLLKMNIQELFKKYPFIVEIFENYGLKCRGCTFSEKVTLEEALESSKLPSKEIIEEILEHLEILP
- a CDS encoding DUF134 domain-containing protein is translated as MNRKKKRCCRFLENEIVYKPVGISMKEIDLNNIEADEFEAIRICDYEGKSQIEASELMGISRGTIQRLLNSGRKKIVDSFLNEKAIVIKNKH